In Rhodococcus sp. OK302, one genomic interval encodes:
- a CDS encoding 3-hydroxybutyryl-CoA dehydrogenase: MELVGVIGGGTMGAGIAEICAKAGSSVLVLETKEEFAAAARERISKSINRGVAKGKITQEDADAAIARVRVTLDMEEFADRDLVIEAAPEIEALKYEIFGKLDKIVKPSGILATNTSSIPVIKIAKATSRPGQVVGVHFFNPVPVMPLVEIVVSLTTSEETVLAVTDYAKNTLRKKTVRAGDRSGFIVNALLIPYLCQAVRMLDSGYATAEDIDEAMKGGCGYPMGPLTLLDTVGLDVALAAAESLYAEFAEPHYAPPALLRRMVDAGRLGKKTGRGFYDYA, from the coding sequence GTGGAACTCGTAGGCGTTATCGGCGGCGGCACCATGGGTGCAGGCATTGCTGAGATTTGTGCAAAAGCCGGCAGCTCGGTGCTGGTGCTCGAAACCAAAGAAGAATTCGCTGCTGCTGCGCGCGAACGCATCTCGAAGTCGATCAACCGCGGCGTCGCCAAGGGCAAGATCACTCAGGAAGATGCAGATGCGGCAATCGCTCGCGTCCGCGTCACCCTGGACATGGAAGAGTTCGCCGATCGTGATCTGGTGATCGAAGCTGCTCCCGAGATCGAAGCCCTCAAATACGAGATCTTCGGCAAGCTCGACAAAATCGTCAAGCCGTCCGGCATTCTGGCGACCAACACGTCGTCGATCCCCGTCATCAAGATCGCCAAGGCCACTTCGCGTCCCGGCCAGGTTGTCGGTGTTCACTTCTTCAACCCCGTGCCGGTCATGCCGCTCGTGGAGATCGTGGTCAGCCTGACCACGTCCGAGGAAACCGTCCTCGCTGTCACCGATTACGCCAAGAACACGTTGCGTAAGAAGACAGTTCGTGCGGGCGACCGTTCGGGCTTCATCGTCAACGCCCTGCTCATCCCGTACCTCTGCCAGGCTGTCCGGATGCTCGATTCCGGTTACGCCACAGCAGAAGACATCGACGAGGCCATGAAGGGCGGCTGCGGCTACCCGATGGGCCCGCTGACGCTCCTCGACACTGTCGGCCTCGATGTTGCTCTTGCAGCGGCCGAGTCGCTGTACGCGGAATTCGCCGAGCCGCACTACGCTCCCCCGGCACTGCTGCGTCGCATGGTCGACGCCGGCCGCCTCGGCAAGAAGACCGGTCGCGGGTTCTACGACTACGCGTAA
- a CDS encoding DUF6461 domain-containing protein has translation MSVPTYRDYAWTRDRPDLFEAFCLSIIPNVTAEQVLAALPTPASTLIGTYSDLDERAFDNVGRGAPDVVGLLEYKSSVVMFEPNGALGINPTIMQPLSSGREIVCNYSGGHGVSHFYWFVDGSLRTSFEPLFADSREGTDPDALLSLMSEIGGFHLDSPETEPDEYLDDEATFALCEAVTGIRVTDTLLLESTYVVADIPTSEI, from the coding sequence ATGTCGGTTCCCACATATCGTGACTACGCTTGGACCAGAGATCGTCCGGACCTCTTCGAGGCATTCTGCCTGAGCATCATCCCGAACGTCACTGCGGAACAGGTTCTTGCTGCCCTCCCGACCCCCGCGAGCACGCTGATCGGCACATACTCGGACCTGGATGAGCGTGCGTTCGACAACGTCGGTCGGGGAGCGCCCGACGTCGTGGGACTGCTCGAGTACAAATCTTCGGTTGTCATGTTCGAACCCAACGGAGCGCTCGGTATCAATCCGACGATTATGCAGCCGCTATCTTCCGGACGAGAGATTGTCTGCAATTATTCTGGCGGACACGGGGTCTCCCATTTTTACTGGTTTGTAGACGGGTCGTTGCGAACATCGTTCGAGCCGCTGTTCGCGGATTCTCGCGAAGGTACCGATCCGGACGCGTTGTTGTCGCTGATGTCAGAAATCGGTGGCTTCCATCTCGACTCTCCGGAGACGGAGCCGGACGAATACCTAGATGACGAAGCAACTTTCGCACTGTGCGAAGCCGTCACCGGTATCCGTGTCACGGACACCCTACTGCTGGAATCGACCTATGTAGTGGCTGATATACCGACGTCAGAGATCTAG
- a CDS encoding TetR family transcriptional regulator — protein MSERADIPGTDPAQFRVHVASQAIRLFSENGYEATTVEQIAAAAGVSRRTFFRQFRSKEDVIFADHESLLEHVAEFLSADSADPWASVCKAAGLVFDFFQKNRDLSMRRYRVVQHVPALRDRELVTGFRYERLFVDYLRSAVPREPVLKVVGFAAAVTACHNYLLRSMIKGDSDATADALRQALLDVRRTYGVVPGSQEVAATEKSVLVVAFSPGTSAEEISRKIHEQLG, from the coding sequence ATGAGTGAACGCGCAGACATCCCCGGAACCGACCCGGCGCAGTTCCGGGTTCATGTCGCGTCCCAGGCGATTCGACTGTTCTCCGAGAACGGGTACGAAGCCACCACAGTCGAACAGATCGCCGCTGCTGCCGGGGTGTCTCGTCGTACGTTCTTCCGGCAGTTCCGTTCCAAAGAGGACGTGATCTTCGCCGATCACGAGTCACTTCTAGAGCACGTAGCGGAGTTCCTGTCGGCTGATTCCGCCGATCCGTGGGCGTCGGTGTGTAAGGCCGCCGGATTGGTGTTCGATTTCTTCCAGAAGAACCGCGACCTGTCGATGCGGCGGTACCGCGTCGTCCAGCATGTTCCTGCGCTGCGTGACCGCGAACTGGTCACCGGTTTCCGCTACGAACGACTCTTCGTCGATTACCTGCGCAGCGCTGTGCCTCGCGAACCGGTACTCAAAGTCGTCGGTTTTGCCGCCGCTGTCACTGCGTGCCACAACTACCTTTTGCGAAGCATGATCAAGGGCGATTCCGATGCCACGGCCGACGCACTGCGTCAAGCACTGCTTGATGTGCGTCGTACGTACGGGGTGGTACCAGGATCCCAGGAAGTTGCTGCTACGGAGAAGTCTGTACTGGTAGTCGCATTTTCTCCGGGAACTTCCGCCGAAGAAATCAGCAGAAAGATCCACGAACAGCTCGGCTGA
- a CDS encoding RNA-binding S4 domain-containing protein — MAQLPSDAISVRVDSWTWAVRLFKTRSQAAAACRSGHVRVNGTSAKAAQQVKAGDEVRVRVSGVERIVLVVKPITKRVGAVLVADCLKDNSPPPPPPELLASIPMRDRGAGRPTKRERRDLEKLRGLDL; from the coding sequence ATGGCCCAATTACCTTCCGACGCGATCAGTGTCCGTGTAGACAGTTGGACCTGGGCTGTCCGCCTGTTCAAGACCCGTTCGCAAGCTGCGGCAGCGTGTCGCTCCGGACACGTCCGCGTGAACGGAACCTCGGCGAAGGCTGCTCAGCAGGTCAAGGCCGGCGACGAAGTTCGGGTGCGGGTGTCCGGCGTCGAACGCATCGTTCTCGTGGTCAAACCGATCACCAAACGCGTCGGCGCGGTTCTGGTTGCCGACTGTTTGAAAGACAATTCACCGCCACCCCCACCGCCGGAACTTCTGGCATCGATACCGATGCGCGATCGTGGCGCGGGCCGCCCCACCAAGCGGGAACGGCGAGATCTCGAGAAGCTTCGCGGTCTAGATCTCTGA
- a CDS encoding MarR family winged helix-turn-helix transcriptional regulator, with protein sequence MSSTKSETDIRAIQEAISKLVRSSRKAVLTSAGTVAPGMAPAAFVIMARIADVAPMSPAAIIAATGLARSVVSRQLTALVKEGYLVSEPDPRDGRVALFSPTLEAAAKFGDVSKDRRDGIADMLEGWTQEDVSTFVTLLERFAQSA encoded by the coding sequence GTGAGTTCGACAAAATCTGAGACGGATATCCGGGCGATTCAAGAGGCAATCAGCAAGCTTGTGCGGAGTTCTCGGAAGGCTGTGTTGACCAGTGCGGGAACGGTTGCGCCAGGGATGGCGCCCGCCGCGTTTGTCATTATGGCGCGAATTGCGGACGTGGCTCCAATGTCACCAGCGGCGATTATTGCTGCCACGGGATTAGCCAGAAGTGTGGTGAGTCGACAGTTGACTGCTCTGGTCAAGGAGGGCTATCTGGTCTCCGAACCTGACCCTCGAGACGGCAGGGTGGCGCTGTTTTCGCCGACGCTGGAAGCGGCAGCGAAGTTCGGGGACGTGAGCAAGGACAGGCGTGACGGGATCGCCGACATGCTCGAGGGGTGGACGCAAGAGGATGTGTCGACTTTCGTCACGTTGTTAGAGAGATTCGCTCAATCTGCATAG
- a CDS encoding cytochrome P450 has protein sequence MSKILARPPARSELRPISGRSGLPLVGHALAYIRDPLALMQENWDRYGEVSWFSMVGRRWIAVLGPDACQEVLQNKDRAFVNSDGWSVLIGPFFHGGLMLLDSEEHLRHRRIMQQAFTRSRLEKTVDVLNPAIDSALDAWAPTDGFRAYTALKTLTLDLATDIFMGGAEGSTESEISAVKKAFVDCVQAATSVVRYRVPGTRWKRGLDGRRVLEAFFRRYLPARRNRETDDLFSVLCHIESEAGQRFSDDEVIDHMIFLLMAAHDTSTITISTMMQYLGQHPQWQDKCRAESLALGTSTPSYADLDGLGSLDLVMKECLRIVSPVPVVARRAIRDTQVQGHFVPAGTYVAVAPHFTHHMSQYWPDPERFDPERFAEHRREDKVHRFAWEPFGGGVHKCLGMHFAGAEIKAIVHHLLLRFDWHVDADYVAPLNFTSLPSPSDGQPVDLRPRPTCPR, from the coding sequence GTGTCCAAGATCCTGGCTCGCCCACCCGCACGTTCGGAGTTGCGCCCGATTTCGGGCCGGTCAGGGCTGCCCCTCGTCGGGCACGCACTTGCATACATCCGCGATCCACTCGCTTTGATGCAAGAGAACTGGGATCGTTACGGCGAGGTCTCCTGGTTCTCGATGGTCGGTCGGCGATGGATCGCTGTTCTCGGACCTGATGCGTGTCAAGAAGTGCTGCAGAACAAAGATCGGGCTTTCGTCAACAGTGACGGTTGGTCAGTGCTGATCGGCCCCTTCTTTCACGGTGGACTGATGCTTCTCGATTCGGAAGAACATCTACGACACCGTCGAATCATGCAGCAGGCGTTCACCCGATCACGACTCGAGAAGACCGTCGACGTTCTCAACCCGGCGATCGATTCGGCACTCGACGCCTGGGCGCCCACAGACGGATTTCGTGCTTACACGGCACTGAAGACGCTCACTCTCGACCTCGCCACCGACATCTTTATGGGCGGGGCGGAAGGAAGCACCGAAAGCGAAATATCCGCAGTGAAAAAGGCTTTCGTCGATTGTGTCCAGGCGGCAACCTCGGTGGTCCGTTATCGTGTACCCGGGACTCGATGGAAGCGAGGACTGGACGGCCGCCGAGTCCTCGAAGCCTTCTTTCGTCGCTACCTGCCGGCGCGCCGAAATCGAGAAACTGACGATCTGTTCTCCGTGCTTTGTCACATCGAATCCGAAGCGGGACAACGCTTCAGTGACGACGAGGTGATCGACCACATGATTTTCCTTCTGATGGCCGCGCACGACACCTCCACGATCACCATCTCCACGATGATGCAATACCTGGGTCAACACCCACAGTGGCAGGACAAGTGCCGGGCAGAGTCGCTCGCGTTGGGGACGTCGACGCCGAGTTATGCAGATCTCGACGGACTCGGCAGCCTTGATCTGGTCATGAAGGAATGCCTCCGGATCGTCTCTCCGGTGCCGGTTGTGGCGCGCCGAGCGATTCGCGATACCCAAGTGCAGGGGCACTTCGTTCCTGCGGGAACGTATGTCGCGGTTGCTCCTCATTTCACCCACCACATGTCGCAGTACTGGCCTGATCCCGAGCGTTTCGATCCCGAGCGCTTCGCAGAGCATCGACGCGAAGACAAGGTGCATCGATTCGCCTGGGAGCCGTTCGGCGGTGGTGTGCACAAATGCCTCGGAATGCATTTCGCCGGTGCCGAGATCAAAGCAATCGTGCATCACCTTCTCCTACGCTTCGACTGGCACGTCGACGCCGACTACGTTGCCCCGCTTAACTTCACGTCATTACCGTCCCCCTCCGATGGACAGCCTGTCGATCTGCGTCCTCGCCCCACTTGTCCGCGTTGA
- a CDS encoding TetR/AcrR family transcriptional regulator, translated as MTPPTPRRYAGLSGDQRSALRRESLLEAGLEVFAAAGNRGATMTAICAQAKLTERYFYESFTSRDELLQKVLDGLADEVRDAGLAALRASDGTLEQRVRHAITSFVSILTDDPRKGRVAMIESAAFEPLRTHRRAVLRGFAQMVADEATRMYGDRAWPPHQGQINGLLFVGGLAELVTAWLNDEIAITPEEIVEAATYQFISTAHR; from the coding sequence ATGACTCCTCCTACGCCGCGTCGATATGCCGGCCTGAGCGGCGACCAGCGCTCAGCACTGCGGCGCGAAAGCTTGCTCGAGGCAGGGCTGGAAGTATTTGCAGCCGCAGGCAATCGAGGCGCCACGATGACCGCAATCTGCGCACAGGCCAAGCTGACGGAACGATACTTCTACGAAAGTTTCACCAGTAGAGACGAACTACTGCAGAAGGTCCTGGACGGACTTGCCGACGAGGTCCGCGACGCCGGCCTGGCCGCACTTCGGGCGAGCGACGGGACGCTCGAGCAGCGCGTACGACATGCCATCACGTCGTTCGTCAGCATCCTCACCGACGATCCACGCAAGGGTCGTGTCGCGATGATCGAATCAGCTGCATTCGAACCCCTGCGCACTCACCGACGCGCAGTACTGCGAGGCTTTGCTCAGATGGTCGCGGACGAAGCCACACGAATGTACGGCGATCGAGCTTGGCCACCACATCAAGGTCAGATCAACGGACTGCTGTTTGTGGGCGGCCTTGCCGAGCTGGTCACCGCGTGGTTGAACGATGAGATCGCTATTACGCCTGAGGAGATCGTCGAGGCGGCAACATACCAATTCATATCCACCGCACACCGTTGA
- a CDS encoding amidase, with translation MQDLFDNSDMTGLAGAIREGDVSAKEVLEFSLDRLDERNPAVNAVISERRDEARNEVAAGLPEGPLHGIPFVIKDLGLDVAGLPSTNGSRLFADAVAQADSTLVERYRRAGLVIVGKTNTPEFGKNASTEPALFGPTRNPYALDRSPGGSSGGTAVAVAVGIVPAGHASDGGGSIRIPASACGLVGLKPSRGRTPTAPARTLFASPMGVHHALTRSVRDTALLLDLAAGPTVGDPYVILAPKRPYVEEVGADPGRLRIALSNALPDGTPVDPECAAVTTSVAGLLEELGHHVTEGAPDFPLDALTAGLSVLMGIPMTIEVDARLEAVNRAIRDDDLEPMARMIYDRAKTESATNVVKALQELERAAQVIGAFFVDHDLLLTPTMARPAAPLGLLDTANPMSIWEHSAGYSGLTSPFNSSGQPAISLPMGHDSAGVPIGVQLVAAFGREDLLIQVASQLETARPWSIAPVWPPTQG, from the coding sequence ATGCAGGATTTGTTCGACAACAGTGACATGACTGGCCTGGCCGGGGCGATTCGCGAGGGGGACGTATCTGCCAAGGAGGTCCTGGAGTTCAGCCTTGACCGGCTCGACGAGCGGAACCCTGCCGTCAATGCAGTGATCAGCGAGCGCCGCGACGAAGCTCGGAACGAGGTCGCTGCCGGTCTTCCCGAAGGTCCACTCCACGGTATCCCGTTCGTGATCAAGGACCTCGGACTGGACGTCGCAGGCTTACCGAGCACCAACGGATCTCGTTTGTTCGCCGACGCTGTGGCGCAGGCGGATTCGACGCTCGTTGAACGATACCGTCGTGCCGGGCTGGTGATTGTCGGTAAGACGAACACTCCGGAGTTCGGCAAGAACGCGAGCACCGAACCTGCGCTGTTCGGTCCAACCCGCAACCCGTATGCCCTCGATCGTTCCCCCGGTGGGTCGTCGGGCGGAACGGCTGTAGCTGTTGCAGTAGGAATCGTGCCCGCCGGCCATGCCAGTGACGGCGGGGGATCGATCCGCATCCCGGCGTCCGCCTGCGGTCTGGTTGGTCTCAAGCCCAGTCGCGGTCGAACGCCGACGGCGCCGGCACGAACTCTGTTCGCGTCGCCGATGGGCGTTCACCACGCGCTCACCCGAAGTGTGCGGGACACCGCGTTGCTCCTCGATCTTGCCGCCGGGCCGACGGTGGGCGATCCGTACGTGATCCTGGCGCCGAAGCGGCCGTACGTCGAGGAGGTGGGCGCGGATCCCGGACGGTTGCGGATCGCTCTGAGTAACGCGTTGCCGGACGGCACACCGGTGGACCCGGAGTGCGCGGCCGTCACCACGAGCGTTGCCGGTCTGCTCGAAGAACTCGGTCACCATGTCACCGAAGGTGCCCCGGACTTTCCGCTCGATGCGCTCACTGCTGGGCTTTCCGTGTTGATGGGCATTCCCATGACCATTGAGGTCGACGCACGACTCGAGGCCGTGAACCGCGCAATCCGCGACGACGACCTCGAGCCGATGGCTCGGATGATCTACGACCGCGCGAAGACCGAGAGTGCGACCAACGTCGTCAAAGCACTGCAGGAACTCGAGCGGGCGGCCCAGGTGATCGGCGCGTTCTTCGTCGATCACGATCTGTTGCTTACCCCGACGATGGCTCGGCCGGCCGCACCTCTGGGTCTGCTCGATACGGCGAATCCCATGTCGATCTGGGAGCACTCGGCCGGATACAGCGGTTTGACCAGTCCGTTCAACAGCTCTGGTCAGCCGGCGATTTCCTTGCCGATGGGTCATGACTCGGCTGGCGTGCCTATCGGCGTGCAGTTGGTTGCCGCGTTCGGGCGCGAAGATTTGCTGATTCAAGTTGCGTCGCAACTCGAAACGGCACGTCCGTGGTCCATCGCCCCGGTGTGGCCGCCGACCCAGGGATAA
- a CDS encoding MFS transporter — protein MKVTTVDNSPTTTMSRRQVNEAFGGILMGMLVAILSTSVINTSLPRIVTDLDGNQSTLTWVVTGSLLAVTVSTPIWGKLADLFNRKRLLQISLAIFMAGSLTAGLAQTPMMMIAARVAQGIGTGGLLALSQVAIADIISPRERGKYMGFLGAVVVAGTAGGPLLGGFVTDTFGWRWNFYIVIPVAVIAMIVIQLKLIVATPKGAARIDYIGSVLLTAAISTLLIWLSLGGNEFAWDSTLSWGLGVGTAVLIAVTLIVESKVKNPVLPLHMFRERTFTLAIIASLSVGIVLYSVSVFFSQYMQLSRGATASGAGLMTLPQVAGNLIASTVVGALISRTGKWKPALIAGASLLVVGTILLSTLRVDSPYAVIFLATPIIGLGLGIMSQNLVLVVQNAANVLEIGAASSAAAFFRSLGGALAVAVLGAVLSTRVDTEIDNGLQESDIARSASGLMDGTLPDLHTLPDAVRNIVESAYGQGIGEVFLIAVPFAVIALICVIFIPNAALGNKSGIEQLADIEQDESVEAPAAVKVS, from the coding sequence ATGAAGGTAACGACAGTCGATAACAGTCCGACCACGACAATGTCTCGACGCCAGGTAAACGAAGCCTTCGGCGGAATTCTCATGGGAATGCTCGTCGCCATTTTGTCGACTTCCGTCATCAACACCTCCCTCCCTCGCATCGTCACCGATCTCGACGGCAATCAATCGACGCTTACCTGGGTCGTCACCGGATCGTTGCTCGCGGTCACCGTGAGCACCCCGATTTGGGGCAAGCTCGCCGATCTCTTCAACCGAAAACGTCTTCTGCAAATCTCGCTGGCAATCTTCATGGCAGGCTCACTCACTGCCGGACTGGCGCAAACGCCCATGATGATGATCGCTGCGCGCGTGGCACAGGGAATTGGAACCGGCGGACTCCTTGCCCTCTCCCAAGTCGCGATCGCTGACATCATCAGCCCTCGCGAACGCGGAAAGTACATGGGCTTCCTCGGTGCTGTCGTCGTGGCCGGCACGGCCGGCGGACCACTCCTCGGCGGCTTCGTCACCGATACGTTCGGCTGGCGCTGGAACTTCTACATCGTCATTCCCGTTGCCGTCATCGCGATGATCGTCATCCAGCTCAAGCTCATCGTGGCCACACCCAAAGGCGCCGCTCGCATCGACTACATCGGGTCGGTCCTACTCACCGCCGCAATTTCGACGCTTCTCATCTGGCTCTCGCTCGGCGGCAACGAATTCGCGTGGGACTCCACATTGTCGTGGGGACTGGGCGTCGGCACAGCGGTGCTGATCGCAGTGACGTTGATCGTAGAGAGCAAGGTGAAGAACCCTGTCCTCCCCTTACACATGTTCCGGGAAAGAACCTTCACCTTGGCGATCATCGCCAGCCTGTCCGTTGGCATCGTCCTCTACAGCGTCTCCGTCTTCTTCAGCCAGTACATGCAGCTCAGCCGCGGCGCCACCGCCAGCGGCGCCGGCCTGATGACACTCCCGCAGGTCGCCGGCAACCTCATCGCCTCTACCGTCGTCGGCGCCCTCATCAGTCGTACCGGCAAGTGGAAGCCTGCACTGATCGCCGGAGCGTCGCTACTCGTCGTCGGCACCATCCTGCTCTCGACTCTGCGGGTGGACAGCCCGTACGCCGTAATCTTCCTTGCCACACCGATCATCGGACTCGGCCTCGGCATCATGTCGCAAAACCTTGTCCTGGTCGTGCAGAATGCCGCGAACGTGCTCGAGATCGGCGCGGCCAGCTCTGCCGCCGCATTCTTCCGCAGCCTCGGCGGCGCCCTCGCCGTAGCAGTGCTCGGAGCAGTACTCTCCACACGCGTCGATACCGAGATCGACAACGGCCTTCAAGAATCAGACATAGCAAGATCAGCGAGTGGGCTTATGGACGGAACGCTCCCCGACTTGCATACCTTGCCCGACGCAGTGCGCAACATAGTCGAATCCGCGTACGGACAGGGCATCGGAGAAGTCTTCCTCATCGCCGTTCCGTTCGCCGTGATCGCCCTGATCTGCGTCATCTTCATCCCGAACGCAGCTCTTGGCAACAAATCAGGTATCGAGCAGCTCGCCGACATCGAACAAGACGAGTCCGTAGAAGCTCCCGCTGCCGTCAAGGTGTCCTAG
- a CDS encoding carboxyl transferase domain-containing protein — translation MVSENRHAWAPLLAALDERRVAARAMGGPDKLLRYRRFGRVDSRERIAKLLDHGTFQEIGILGGDTSIPSDGFVAGSGLVDGRPVLVGSEDFTVAGGSIGTAAATKRARIAELAKRERAPLIMLLEGAGHRATNALHPHRPAPNDLQAMAELSGLVPTVSIVCGPSAGHGALAAPMSDFVVMIEGHGALFTAGPPLVEASLGEKVTKEDLGGPHVHAVQSGVADNVAADIDSALAMARRYLSYFPSNAWSRTEHSDTEAPIAAPRSLETLLDILPPNPRIPYDMRDVLSVMVDDGSLFELQPHHGSSVITALARMGGRAVAVVANQPLVLAGALDVAAAEKATRFIEMTGAFHLPLIFLADNPGVLAGSKSERDGILRASARMFAAQHRSTVPKMHVTVRKAFGFGGSVMGQNAFDHQTISLSFPGGMLGGIPAAVGGRTAKADERTQRALIENEAAGPWRLASSVTYDDVIDPRELRNALLGALRLSAGRDSEPASPVMRTGYLP, via the coding sequence ATGGTCTCGGAGAATCGTCATGCCTGGGCACCGTTGCTGGCTGCGCTCGATGAGCGCCGCGTGGCGGCTCGGGCAATGGGTGGGCCGGACAAGTTGCTGCGCTACCGGCGATTCGGTCGGGTGGATTCCCGCGAGCGCATAGCGAAGCTGTTGGATCACGGCACTTTCCAGGAAATCGGCATTCTCGGCGGCGATACATCGATACCGTCGGATGGATTTGTTGCCGGATCCGGTCTCGTCGACGGTCGACCGGTTCTGGTCGGTTCGGAGGATTTCACGGTTGCCGGCGGATCGATCGGAACTGCGGCCGCGACCAAACGTGCCCGCATCGCGGAACTTGCCAAGCGGGAGCGTGCTCCGTTGATCATGTTGCTGGAAGGCGCGGGGCATCGGGCCACCAATGCACTGCACCCGCATCGGCCGGCACCCAACGATCTTCAAGCGATGGCGGAACTTTCAGGACTCGTTCCGACGGTCTCGATAGTCTGTGGCCCCTCGGCGGGCCATGGTGCGCTCGCTGCGCCCATGTCTGATTTTGTGGTGATGATCGAAGGTCACGGCGCACTGTTTACTGCGGGCCCACCATTGGTGGAGGCGTCGCTGGGTGAAAAGGTGACCAAGGAAGATCTCGGTGGGCCGCACGTGCACGCCGTGCAGAGTGGTGTCGCAGACAATGTGGCCGCAGACATCGACTCTGCGCTCGCAATGGCTCGGCGCTACCTGTCGTATTTTCCGTCGAATGCCTGGAGTCGCACGGAACACTCGGATACCGAAGCGCCCATTGCGGCACCACGGTCACTCGAAACTCTTCTCGACATCCTTCCTCCGAATCCTCGTATCCCGTACGACATGCGAGATGTGTTGTCAGTGATGGTGGACGACGGCAGTCTCTTCGAGCTACAGCCACACCACGGTTCTTCCGTGATCACTGCACTGGCCAGGATGGGTGGTCGAGCAGTCGCCGTCGTCGCCAATCAGCCGCTGGTACTAGCTGGTGCGCTCGACGTTGCAGCGGCGGAGAAGGCAACGCGGTTCATCGAGATGACCGGCGCTTTTCATCTGCCGTTGATTTTCCTGGCCGATAACCCGGGCGTTCTGGCGGGAAGTAAGTCCGAACGAGACGGGATACTTCGCGCGAGCGCTCGAATGTTTGCGGCTCAGCATCGGTCAACGGTGCCGAAAATGCATGTGACAGTGCGGAAAGCGTTCGGCTTCGGGGGATCTGTTATGGGGCAGAATGCTTTTGACCATCAGACGATTTCGCTGTCCTTCCCCGGCGGCATGCTGGGTGGAATTCCGGCCGCCGTGGGTGGGCGAACCGCGAAAGCGGACGAGCGCACACAGCGCGCATTGATCGAGAACGAGGCCGCAGGTCCGTGGCGTCTGGCAAGTTCGGTGACCTATGACGATGTGATTGACCCGCGCGAATTGCGCAACGCGCTGCTCGGGGCGCTGCGACTCTCGGCCGGCCGTGATTCGGAGCCCGCCAGTCCCGTCATGCGTACTGGATACTTGCCCTGA
- a CDS encoding acyl-CoA dehydrogenase, producing MAGNPDFNLFKLNEEHDELRAAIRGLSEKEIAPYAKDVDENARFPEEALTALNASGFNAIHVPEAYDGQGADSVATCIVIEEVARVCGSSSLIPAVNKLGTMGLILKGSEELKAKVLPDLVNGGMASYALSEREAGSDAAAMRTRAKADGDDWILNGSKCWITNGGKSTWYTVMAVTDPDKGANGISSFMVHKDDEGFVVGPKEKKLGIKGSPTAELYFENCRIPGDRIIGAPGTGFKTALETLDHTRPTIGAQAVGLAQGALDAALAYTKDRKQFGKSISDFQAVQFMLADMAMKVEAARLMVYTSAARAERGEKNLGFISAAAKCFASDVAMEVTTDAVQLFGGAGYTTDFPVERMMRDAKITQIYEGTNQIQRVVMSRALLK from the coding sequence ATGGCAGGAAACCCGGACTTCAATCTCTTCAAGCTGAACGAAGAGCACGACGAGCTGCGGGCTGCTATCCGCGGACTCTCCGAGAAGGAAATTGCGCCCTACGCCAAGGACGTCGACGAGAACGCACGTTTTCCCGAAGAAGCACTGACCGCGCTCAACGCGTCGGGCTTCAATGCCATCCACGTCCCCGAGGCGTACGACGGCCAGGGCGCAGATTCCGTCGCGACCTGCATCGTCATCGAAGAAGTTGCCCGGGTCTGTGGATCGTCCTCCCTGATCCCCGCCGTCAACAAGCTCGGCACCATGGGCCTCATCCTCAAGGGTTCCGAAGAGCTCAAGGCCAAGGTCCTCCCGGATCTCGTCAACGGCGGAATGGCGTCGTACGCCCTCTCCGAGCGTGAGGCCGGCTCCGACGCCGCCGCCATGCGTACCCGCGCGAAGGCCGACGGCGACGACTGGATCCTCAACGGCTCCAAGTGCTGGATCACCAACGGCGGCAAGTCAACCTGGTACACCGTCATGGCTGTCACCGACCCCGACAAGGGCGCCAACGGCATCTCTTCCTTCATGGTTCACAAGGACGACGAAGGCTTCGTCGTGGGCCCCAAGGAGAAGAAGCTCGGAATCAAGGGCTCCCCCACCGCTGAGCTGTACTTCGAGAACTGCCGCATCCCCGGCGACCGCATCATCGGCGCACCGGGCACCGGCTTCAAGACGGCACTCGAAACCCTCGATCACACGCGCCCCACCATCGGTGCGCAGGCCGTCGGCCTCGCCCAGGGCGCACTCGATGCGGCATTGGCATACACCAAGGACCGCAAGCAGTTCGGCAAGTCCATCAGCGACTTCCAGGCTGTGCAGTTCATGCTCGCCGACATGGCGATGAAGGTCGAAGCCGCTCGTCTGATGGTTTACACCTCCGCAGCGCGCGCCGAGCGCGGCGAGAAGAACCTCGGCTTCATCTCCGCAGCAGCCAAGTGCTTTGCATCCGACGTTGCCATGGAGGTCACCACCGACGCAGTTCAGCTGTTTGGCGGCGCCGGCTACACCACCGATTTCCCGGTCGAGCGCATGATGCGCGACGCAAAGATCACGCAGATCTACGAAGGCACCAACCAGATCCAGCGTGTCGTGATGTCGCGCGCACTGCTTAAGTAG